Proteins found in one Mustela lutreola isolate mMusLut2 chromosome 10, mMusLut2.pri, whole genome shotgun sequence genomic segment:
- the LOC131810214 gene encoding conserved oligomeric Golgi complex subunit 2-like: MERSRMNLPKGPDSLCFDKDEFMKEDFDVDQFVSDCRKRVQLEELRGDLELYYKLLKIAMVELINKDYADFVNLSTNLVNLKFTSPTHTHTHFLSPSYLLKGQSF; the protein is encoded by the exons atggagagaagtaggatgaacctgcccaaggggccggactcgctctgcttcgacaaggacgagttcatgaag gaagatttcgaCGTCGATCAATTTGTGTCTGACTGTAGGAAGCgtgtccagctggaggaactaagaggagatctggaactctactataaacttcttaaaatagccatggtcgagctcatcaacaaggattatgcagattttgtcaacctttccacaaacttggtaaacctgaaattcacaagtcctacacacacacacacacactttctctctccttcatatttattaaaagggcagagtttttag